The sequence below is a genomic window from Uranotaenia lowii strain MFRU-FL chromosome 2, ASM2978415v1, whole genome shotgun sequence.
aaatgacgttttggtcatgtatgtcttttttgatagtttggtcaattttttaacttttttcattagtcaatttagtcaaatttgtcatttttgtcgagtATGTCACTTTTGagaattgttttaatttagtcttttttaaccatttttacaatacgtttttgataattatgtaaaatctgttaatttttatgaaaatattattgaattttctatacggaaaaaaaataaatattttgcaaTTATGTGAACTATACTTGTGCCTCAACATGATCAAACAATGCTCGATTCGAGATGCCAGATGAATCTTTGACATTTAGTTattaggaaaaatttaaacaaaaagttgaaaattttcgctAAACCGCTGAAAAAGCACGTATAATCAATTTTTAGGTCTTCACCtagaattgcaaaaaaattttgaaaaaaatattgataactgCTAAGCGGTacattgagttttaaaaatggtGTTACTCTTTCCATTTAAAAACACGCCTGTTCatccaaaactcaaaaaagcttAGAACTACTATtatggtttctgtttctacttttggAAACTTTAAAGTTGGTTTGAAGAAAtacaatctacttgttacgtacttctcgTTTAATCAACATagagtagctatcaaagggttgcaagtctttttgtacagctttATAGTTCGTAAACATCTCTGTTTTActcttttataaatttaaagtttttaattagttccaaaGGGTGATCAAAAGCAACTTCGCAATATGCCAAccttgaagtagatttaaaggcttaatTCTACTTGTTCCTAAcctcgggttcgaggcttggtaagaacttgttatttaaatgtgagttagtaacaaatatggTTAATTAATTAGAATCAAACTAGCGGGATTGAGAAGGCATACGAGGCgaaaaagctttttttcgattttttttgatgCTGATAAAAGTGTTGTTTGAAGTTGGTTAGAAGATGTTCAGCagtttatgcgaactttttgtcaagcTCGTTTAGCTATTTAAAAATatagctgaaaagaagttgtagggggaagtgttcccaaatgcgcatattgggtaatatgcgtatacagccgattgacgatatggctggagattcaacatatctaatcaatgcagtGTGATGGTAATACGCTTttgacacatggcatgaaaaatttaaaattttttaattttaaaaatttaaaaatttaatcacgatttttgtcagttttgttaaaataaattgaactttaattatcgtgcgtacagaatcTGCAAACAAGAAtattaatgatttttctttctgATTCATCTGGAAATGGCCCAGAAGTTGAAGACTCCATCAAACTTCGCCGTAAAAAACTTCGAGCACTATGTCCCCTTCCTAATGATCATCCCCAAAAATTCTTCGCCCTTAGAGAGTACAAAGTTGCACGATCTGCCGCTAAAGCTGCCGTTAAAACCGCAAAAAGAAACAGTTGGAAGGATTTTGTGGAGGAAATAAATCCCCAAACTCCATCCGCCAAAGTTTTGGATAAAATCAAACGCCTGAATGGCACCAATCGCACCAGCCGTCTGTTGCTGGGTCAACAATATTCTAATGACCCTGCATTGCTCGCAGAATCCTTCTGCACACACTTCTCCTCCGTCTCTTCTACCAACCCAAATCCTTACAACGAAAACGCTATCGACTTTGGTACTGGTTCAAGCATCGATTACAACTCCGATTTTACCTTACAAGAACTCGACATCGCCCTTAGCAAGGTCAAAGGACTTTCCGCTGGTCAAGACGAGATTGGTTATCCCCCTTTGAAACACGTCCCACTGATCGGCAAGATTCTGTTCCTGGAAATTCTCAATAATATCAGGGATGTCGGCGAAATCCCTACGCAGTGGAAAGATGGCTTAATCATACCGATTCCCAAACCCCATCAAAACCTTTAACCTCATCAACAGCTACCGTAGTCCAACAACCTCCTCGACATAAGACAGTTTGGCTTTCGCCCTGGATGCACCACCGACGACCACCTCACCACATTTGAAAATCTCGTTGCCGACGCCATCGATAACATCCAACACTTGGAGTGCTTATGTCTGGATTTCTCTAAGGCCTTTGACCGAGTATACCGTCATGAAATTTTGTCCAGGCTAAAACAATGGGGTGTTCTGGACAGAATGGGATATTTCATCCGCAGCTTCCTGACTGAACGTAAAGCTAGAGTCTTCATCGATGGCAAGCTATCATCCGCCCACACCATGGCAAacggtgtgcctcaaggctctgTATTGGCCTCAACGCAATTTCTTATTGGGATGCAATTACTCTTTGACGTAGTTCCAGAGGACGTCAATGTTCTCGCCTATGCTGACGACATAACCCTGATATCCACGTCTTCTTACTCAGTACTACCCAGAAAGCAACTACAAATAGCCGTGGATAGGGTAGACAACTGGACATCTTCCATGGGCTTCACCTCCGCTCCAGAAAAGTCAAAACTCATGCATCTTAGTAGCAGGAAGAAGAAGCTGAACAAACTTCCCCCACTTATAATGGGCAATAAAGTTATCCCCATTGTTCACGCATCCCGCATTCTAGGAGTCTTGGTGGATGATAAACTCAAATTCATCAACCATGCAAACCAAGTTCGGAAATCAGCTTCACCCAAACTCAACatccttaaaaaattatgtagcACCCTGGGTGCCGGCACCCGCTCTTCACTGTTCCGATTCCTTCATGGATGGCTGCAAGCTTCACGGAATAGGCCTAGCATGCTTCACGGACTGGGCCTATTTAGTCGCGGTGGCGACCGCATTAACGAAAAACTGGAGCCAATATACAACCAAGCAGTTTGCATCATCGGTGGCGCCTTCCGGAGCAGCCCAATCATTTCTATCATGGCAGAAAGTGGACAGATCCCTCTTGACTACGTCATCGCAAAGAACCTTTCCAGCAAAACGATCCGCTGGATATTCTACAACCGAAACTCCGAAGTACCTTTGGTCCAGCGTACCGAAAACTAcctacaaaaatatcaaacatcTATCCCTGAAATATTAACCAGCCCTGAACCTAGACTTCGCCAATTCAATGACCCTGTCTCAAAAGTCGATGTCAGCTTGCTTTTCGCGGTACAAGCCGGAGAAAGCTCTACCGTTACCCTGCCCAACTTTCATCAGCTCGTTAACCGAAAGTACAAGAAAATACCCAAGTTCTTCACTGATGGTTCCAAGTTCACTGACGGCCATGTTGGATGTGGCATATTCAGCACTACCGGCAGTGTGGTCCTTGCTCTACTACCCAAGTGCTGCGTTTTCAGCTCTGAAGCTTTCGCCATCCTGAAAGCAGCCCAAACCTCTGCCCGTCTACCGGCGCAGTCATCTTCTACGACTCTGCAAGCGAGCTGAGAGCTGTCCAGGCAGCCAACAACAAACACCCATGGATCACTGCCCTTTCCAACATAGCAGCTGCGAAGAAAATAACTCTGTGCTGGATTCCTGGTCACTCCAAGATTCCCGGCAACGAAGCAGCAGATCGACTAGCCTTCAACGGTAGTCAGATAGAACCCCCCAATATGTCCATCCCTCCCTAAGATGCCTCCCACTGGCTTAAAAACCACCTGCTCCTCTCTTGGGCAAACACCTGGAACAACATCACCGAAAACAAGCTGAGGGAGGTCAAAAACTGCACCTATGCATGGAACGACCGGAATTCCTTCTTTGAGCGGAGAGCTCTAACCCGAATACGCATAGGACACCCAAGATTAACCCATGACTATCGTATGGGTAAAGAGGACCCTCCCATCTGCCCTGCTTGCAGCGTAACCATCACCATCAAACAAATCCTTACGCGATGTCCTATACAGCAGCAAGCCCGCCTGGACTGTAATCTAGCCGACAACCTTCGACAGATCCTGTCGAATGACCCTGAAGTAGAGGAAAAGGTCCTCTCATTCCTTCGGAGCAGCAGCATCTACGAAGAAATATAAACGTTCTTCTACCCATTTGTCCCCCAAACATCCCTGTTTTCCCTATCCTTCCCCCgtcccaaaaaaaatcaaaaaaaaattcatacaaaaaattatCCACACACACACTAGCCACGGAAGGAGACGGGAAGAATCATCCAACCGgatgaaaatccccgaaaatAAAAGTATGGACCACGTGTAGGTCTTATTATTACTCAGctgaaaaacaaagtttcaaataattctgagatggaattttttgggaaatagagttttagtttttgaaatgcatttctCTCAGtgcaggatttaaaaaaatcatttttattttcttaaatttcaatcatttttccaaaactctctcatgaaccacatttgtttaggaattgtaatttttgtgctaAAAATGTTTATAGGATTTTTGCCAGTCTCGAGCTTACAGGATACTATAGAAAAAGTCCCTAAAAGTCACAGTAGAAAACCGTTTCGAACATgccagttgttttcctgagctgttttgcTGTCCTGTAATCGTCCTGtcatttcagctgttgaaaaacGTATCGGAACGACCAAGgggctgaagaaaacaaaaattcccgtgccaagttttcagtcaagaaacccgcaggaagaagaaaaatgaaacgagTGAAACACGTATAGGGGCAACATGGCGTCctcattgcaaaaatttcaaccagaggcaatttttttaataatccttaaaatgatatctgcggctcgggaatgtcaatcaaaggAATCTTTGGTagcattaataaattatggttgggcacaaaatgcagagttttcagcatgatccttgttaaaattgattctaaatctgcagtataacaacaacagatgcgttcgcaaaccaaaatgttaccctatttcgagtctgttatggggtgaagtgtttaattttgggaaccacactgacgttctggtaccaaaaatttggtaatgtgcgtttgtatgcgatttgacagctggttcagtCCTCTGGGAACGACTAGGACTTTTGGATGATAGTTGCCACAAATCTTTTGAGACTTAAATTCAGCGATTTCACGACGATGACCAAACATCTCAAACTAAACTTCCTGAACTTTAGAACCCGAAAAAATCAATATAGCCCAAATTCTTCTTAGTCCTGTAAACCtagagaaaaaatttcaactgaatgaggaactcaatttttaaaatgtgttttatttcaatatttttaacatattctATTCAACACTATTCATTCCTCTCATCCTTTGGGATCTTCTTTTCACAATATCGTTTGCGATCGATCTAAGATCCATCATGATCTCTTCCTTGTGGTTCCTAAACTGAAACATCGGCACCTTGTTGTAGATCTTTTTCAGCCAGCTCTTCTTGCTCTTCCCACGATTGTTTCCAATTATCACTCGATTTTTTCGACCAGTTTTCACAATCAACGCGAACGAACGATCATTGAACAAGTCTTCCGGTTCTGTGCGCAGCCGATCGAACTTCTCGGTCATGTTCAAGAGCCTTTGCAGAAGCAGCAGTTTGGTGATCGAGTGCATCTCAGCTATATCCCGAACGGCCAGCGAATTGATGAAGTTCAACATAACGATCGTCACCAGAAACACAAAAGCTATTAATGTGATGGTATCGAACCCCTTAAGGTCCAAATTAGGCAGGTCAAATTCACCGGTCGCCATAACGATAATTTTCAGCATTCGACTCGGATCCGAGGGTAGATTTAGAAAGGGATGATCTATAGTTAGGTCCGCTCCTGATGTTCCCAGAGAAATAGATTTCAAAATGCTTGATATCAGATGAAGCACCATGAAAACGATTATCAACAAAGGtaaaaccaaaatcaaaacGCTTATAAAACGTTTTAGAACCTTATAGTACATCATGATTTGAAAGTGGAATATGTTGACAAAATGTAACAAATACATCATGAAAATAAGATTcaacataaataaaattaaaccgaATTCATTGGTTTTCATGATAATAGCGACAGAAATAATTGTTGTAGAAGCAAGtctcaagaaattcaaattaacaacGAATCTGAATTTGTAGAGTAGAATTAGCtctgttaaaattattttatttattgttatgtAATGGAGCGCTTCGCTTTTGAATAAATGGTTGGAAACGAAAAATATCGTGTTCATAAcaacaataaaatcgtttaaaagTGCAAATTTGATGAAAGTCACAATATTTCTATCCCACAGTGTCCAAATCAATGCGTACAGTACCGGATGTAAAAGTAAAGGTCTTAGTTGGGAAGAAttgttgatgattttcaaaGGACAACAGATTGCTGATCTAAATTCTAATTTCTGTATTGAGTTTTGTACCTCAAACTGCGGATTGAAACTATTAACATTGATCCTTATTTCACTGGCATCAAGCAGCGACCAAGAAGGATCAATTTCTATGCATCGATCGAAATGCTCTTTCCAAAACTCGTAGTCATCGTAATGCAGGGCTGTTATTCCATCGTTGTTGGCTGTTCCGAGATATGAATCATTCCGTTCCAGGATGGTCCTTGCTACATCTAAAAATCCGTACTTGAGTGCCAAAATGAGACCAGTGTTGCCATTCGCATCGACCATACCAAGATTGAGGCACGGACATTTAGCAAGAACTTTGGCACATGCTAGTTGATTGATGCTTTCTTCGTTCGAAACGTCCTGAACTTGCTTTGCTTTATTAATACACATCAACAAGAGTGGTTTCTCATTGATTAAACACTCTTCATCTACGATCTTCAACAGAATGCCTAAACATTCCGCACGCCCGAAATTACAGGCAACACTCAACAAAGCACTTATCCATTGTCCGtcgaaatgtttcaaataatttacaaCACGCTCATTGCTTAGTACACAACGAACAATTTCGTCAAATCCTTGTTGAACGCTTGGATGAAGCAATAGGTTCACTACGAGTGACTCTTCCTTTTCCACTTGAAGACTTGAATACATCTCCGCAAACCATTGCTTAGAATTCGGATGAAGATAGTACTGCAACAGTTCGATGGATAAGATTCCAGAAGATTCCGCAGAGAAAGCTTCAAAGCACAGTTGCAGAAATCTTGGCGCTTCTGGTTGTTTCCAAACATCGGGCAATCGACGAATTCCTCCGGTATGAATCACCAACAGAATGCTCTCAATCACCTTGGCGTAGTTTGACTTCTCCTTCAACAATTTTTCTCCCAACTCAACCAGGGCGTTGGTCCAAATTCTATTGAACTCCTCATTTTTCCGGTTAACATGCTTATTTAGTAGCTTTTTGAGACGATCGACTTCCAAGA
It includes:
- the LOC129743376 gene encoding uncharacterized protein LOC129743376, which produces MGYFIRSFLTERKARVFIDGKLSSAHTMANGVPQGSVLASTQFLIGMQLLFDVVPEDVNVLAYADDITLISTSSYSVLPRKQLQIAVDRVDNWTSSMGFTSAPEKSKLMHLSSRKKKLNKLPPLIMGNKVIPIVHASRILGVLVDDKLKFINHANQVRKSASPKLNILKKLCSTLGAGTRSSLFRFLHGWLQASRNRPSMLHGLGLFSRGGDRINEKLEPIYNQAVCIIGGAFRSSPIISIMAESGQIPLDYVIAKNLSSKTIRWIFYNRNSEVPLVQPLNLDFANSMTLSQKSMSACFSRYKPEKALPLPCPTFISSLTESTRKYPSSSLMVPSSLTAMLDVAYSALPAVWSLLYYPIIFYDSASELRAVQAANNKHPWITALSNIAAAKKITLCWIPGHSKIPGNEAADRLAFNDASHWLKNHLLLSWANTWNNITENKLREVKNCTYAWNDRNSFFERRALTRIRIGHPRLTHDYRMGKEDPPICPACSVTITIKQILTRCPIQQQARLDCNLADNLRQILSNDPEVEEKVLSFLRSSSIYEEI